TACAAAGCAAGCCCTACAAGATGGAATGGATGACCCAATCCCTGCTTGTAGCCAGATGACCAGCTCTGTCTAGTCCCAGACTCAGGCCTCTTATATCATCAGAAATGTCAGAGGAAAGGCAGGGGGATGGGGATAAACAACAACAGGAAGGTTCCCCAAGGGGGTGGGCAGGGCTTCCTGGATGGCACTTAGACCTGGGCACAGGAACTAAGTGGTTGAGGGAGCTCTGTTACCTACAAATTGGGATAGCTTGGCATTAAGTCAGAACAGTCCCTGGTACATAGTTGGCACCATtatgtattgaatgaatgagtgaataaaagaatgaacaaCCTGCAGATGGTGCCTCTAGCAACTCTTGGCTGCCCTCTTCCCTCGGCATTCAGTACTCTCTTCTAAGCTTCTCTCCTGTCCTTTGCTCCTCTCTTCTTGCTTCCATCCCAGGCACACTGGCCACATCCTCAGCACAACCCTGCCCCCTCAGCAATCCCACTGACTGCCAATAACCCTGACCATCCACTGTCCTAGGGACCTGACAGACAACCAGCTGACCACACTGCCCCTGGCTGGACTTGGGGGCTTGATGCATCTGAAGCTCAAAGGGAACATGGCTCTCTCCCAGGCCTTCTCCAAGGACAGTTTCCCAAAACTGAGGTGAGAGACTGGCTTTCCCCAATACCTGGATAGGCCAGCTGCAGGCCCTGGAGGGACAGGGAGAAAGCCAGACGGTTCCACCCTGAGAAGAGCCTAGAGGCTTAGATTTGACCAAGATTTAGTGGAAGGGCTCACCTGACCGCCTACAGACCGAATGGGGCCTGGTTCatgcctctccttcctccttatCTCCTTGGTGGCATTTTACCCTGTCCCAAGCACCAACGCTAGTGAGCACTGGGACCCGAGAGGATAGAAGTAAGATGATGTGAAGACCCCCTAGCCCTCCTTGTGCCTCACCTGGTTCCACATGTCTAGATTGTCTGTCCTCACTTGGGCAGCATCTGAGCCCCTGGAATCAGGGTAGAGCCTAGGACACTGATGGGTGGAAAACAAGCTGCACAGCCAGGCCGTGGTGCTAATGACATCCAGGCCTCTTCCATGCAGCAGCAGTGGTGCAGCCTGTGTGGCCCAAGCCTCATCTGCTGCACACTAATGAGATGCCCTTAGGGCCTCTGCACTCACCCTCAGAGGGCACCAAATCCAGCTCCAATGTGCCCAGAGATGGGGGAGGGTAGGATGCAGGCCTCACTGAGGGCCAGAGTGAAGAATCACCAGGAGAATCCCTGTCTCCTTAAATATAAAAGAGGAGGCGCTGCCTGGGAGGAGAAGCAGAGCACTGGcagtgctgtgtgaccttggggaagccTCTCCCCGCTCTGAGCCAGCAGAGAGGACTCCTTAAACAATGGGCAGAACGTTTCTTTCCCCATCTCACTTGCCAAGATGAACAAAGAAAGACAGAAACGCCTCCAGAGCCCTTCAGATCAGGAGTCAGGCTACAAGGCCCTTACGAAGAATGCCTAGGAGGCTGCCAGCACAATGAACAGGGAACTTGGGAGTTGAAGGACAGGCACTGAGTGCCCAGCCCCTGGGTTGGAGATCTCTTAAATCAGACTTAGGTCTCAGACCCCAAAGATGCCGAGGCAGCCCACCTGCCCGTCTTTCCCCCACCAGGATCCTGGAGGTGCCTTATGCCTACCAGTGCTGTCCCTATGGGATGTGTGCCAGCTTCTTCAAGGCCTCTGGGCAATGGGAGGCTGAAGACCTTCACCTTGATGATGAGGAGTCTTCAAAACGGCCGCTTGGcctcctttccagacaagcagaGAACCACTGTGAGTGACTGGGGGCCCTGGGCTGGGGAGGGTGGTGGGCTCTGGAGAGGAAGTTAGAAGGGATGCTTGGGGGACCGGAGAGGGAATCTGACAGTGGCTGTGGAGGGAAGCCCCACAGAGGTGGGAGGAGCTGCCCGTGATCTGGGAGGAAACTCTACTTCTGTTTGCACTTTGTCTCTCTAAGACTACACCCAGCGGTGCTTGGGACGAAGTAATGATGGCAACAATGGTTGTGGTAATGTCTCAATATCTGCCTAGCCCTTTGCAGTTCACAAAGTGCCTCTCACGCACCATCTCACTTAACCCTCCCCTTATGGTCCACATGTTTCTTCTCTTTCAACCTCAGGGTGTTCTCAGAGAAGACAGACCCCTTATTTTATCAATCTGAGCCAATATGATTTAATTAAATCAATTGAATTAAACCTACTTCCAGAAAAAACAAATCCCCTCATAATGTGTCCTAGAACCAAAAGGAACAGTGCAGTGTTATTGCTATCCAAGTCCATGCTGCACCTCTAGTCTGCCCCATGAGTCTGAAAGTGAGACTTCCGTGGCCACCAGGTGCAAGAGACCTTCACTGAGAATGGCCTATCGAGTGCAAGCTATCTTGGGCCATCTGTGTTTCTGGAAGAGTTAGGGTAAAAGGCACATGTTGGAGGCAGGCAGTCAAGGGGGTTCTGAGGGATCATTTACTAAGTGGTGTCTTAGATACTAAGGGCAGAGAAAAGGGcttccttctccctctgcccataTTACAGAACACAAGCAGAATTAGGAGGGAGAGAGTAGGGGTCCTCTGCTTTGGGGTATTCTTTTTCCATCTCTCACTCTCCACCATATTTcaatggagaaaataaacaaacaaacaaaaatcaaatataaacatGTAAGAAAAACATCTCATGACAGTGTAGACAGAACTGAGGTCCAAACCCAACTACTACATTCAGCAGTTGGATTGCATTGGACCAGTCATGTAATCAtactgagcctcactttccttatctttaaatgagaaagataattggctgggtgcagtggctcatgcctgtaattccagcactttggaaggccaaggtgggtggatcacttgaggtcaggagttcaagaccagcccggccaacatggtaaaaccccgtctctaccaaaaatacaaaaattagccaggcatggtggcatgcgcctgtagtcccagctactcaggaggctgggacaggagaatggcttgaacccaggaggtggaggtcatagtgagttgagatcgcaccactgcaaactccagtctgggtgacagagtgagactctgtctcaaaaaactaaataaataaataagtaaataagaaagaTAATGGATAGCTCATAGGCTGTTGGGGAAGACTAAAAGATTCCATAAATGATGAAGTATGCTCACCACTACTACTGAGGACTGGTGCCTTCTGGTGTACATGTATAGGGAGAGTGCAACTGTGGAGTCCAGGGCACAGTGTATGGAGGGCAAATGGTGGGCAGGCAACCTGGGGGTCTCTGAGAGCCTTCTTCCCAATGTATTAACACACCTCCTAGGGAGGGTATGAGGACCCGATGAGGAGCAGCCCAGCAGCCTGGCTGGCTCTGGGCCGGCAGACGGCTGTCCCCGGGGGACATTCCCGGATGTCTGCTGTACACTCCCTCAGGGGGCTGGAAGGGGGAATGGAAACTTTCCTTCCTCAAGGTGAAACTTTCCACCGGGCTTAGGTCTTGGAGAACCACAGGGCGTCAAGATCGTGGGCTGCCTGCCGCCTGTAATGGGAGCCAGGGCAGGGCCCCCCACTTCCTGTGGGAGCTAATGAGCCTCGAGAAGGAAAGCCAGGAGCTGCTGCTCCAGCCAGATTCGATTTCCTCCTCGTTTGAAGAGTGGTTACTTAACACCTTGGCTGTGACTTTCCCAGCCTCAGACAGAGTCCACGGGTTTCACCTCTTGCATTTCATTCATGCATTTTGATTTCAAAGAATTGCTGAGCTCCATTCTGGAGAGCAGGGGCGGGCAGGGAGTGAAAGGTAGAGAGGAGGAAATGCCAGGACTCTGTGGGCACAACTCAGCCTCCTACCCGCCCTGATGGTGTCTGGGCCAGGGGCAGCTTCACAGTCTTCCTGCCTCCTGGGAAAACTCCCAACTGATGGTGTTTACCCTTTAAGTGGGGAGGAAGGATCCACACAGGAAACAGACTTTGTGAACCAAAGTTGGAACAAGTGCAACAAACAGAGTCACCTATCCATTGCTCTGCCTGATGGAGGAAGAGCCCACAGGGTGCTATCTCTTAAACCTGAAGATTGTACAGTTACCTTTTGAAGACAAGCCATTCTTTCCCAAACTTGGGTCCTCAGACACATTTCCCAGTCTGACTTGAGAAACTTGTCTTATTCTTTAAAAAGCTTTTCAATGATGGATTATCACggtaaaaaaatgttttgtctttATAGATTATAAAATGTTCTAGATTCCTCATTTCAAAATTCTTATAGAATTTGTGGACCTCCAGCATGTCTGCAACGCCCTAGAGTTCACAGGCCCTAGTTTGAGAAACACCAcaataatgaataagaaaaaaaaaaaagtgtagggcggggtgcagtggctcatgcctgtaatcccagcactttgggaggccaaggtgggcggatcacgatgtcaggagatcaagactatcctggctaacaccgtgaaaccccgtctctactaaaaatacaaaaaattagctgggtgtggtggtgggcacctgtagtcccagctatttgggaggctgaggcaggagaatggcgtgaacccgggaggcggagcttgcagtgagccaagatcacgccactgctctccagcctgggcaagagagggagaccccgtctaaaaaaaaaaaaaggaagcataaAACCTGGACTTAGAATTGAAAAGAACATTAAAGATGATCTAGTCCAGCCTCTGACTCAGTGTAGAAATGCTTTCTCTCACATTGAAGACTTTCTGTTTAGTATCATCAGTGACAAATTATGTTCAGCTCATGCACCCGTAAATCTCCTGAACCCTCCCCACACCCTGACCCCCCAAAGCAATTGGTTGCTTGCCTGGGAAAGCATAATGGTTAAACATCTGGGCTCTGTAGTCAGACAAACCTGCATCTGAATTCTAGTCTATTGCTGTGAGGCTGCGGGTAAGACACCTAACTTCAatgagcctcagtctccttatctgTCACCTGCCTCGTGTGACTGCTGTGAGGGTTAATGGGACCATGAAGATGAggactggctgggcacagtaccTGGTACAGAATAAGAACTCAAGAAATGTTAACTCTTGTTGTTCAGTAAATCTATTAgctgaaaatttttttctaattgatatataatagatGTATGTATTTGGGGGGGCATGTGTGattatttaatacattcatataatgtatataaagatcaaatcagagtaatcaGGATGTCCTTTGCCTtaaatgtttgtcttttctttatgctagaaacattcaaattattcccTTCTATCTAGGAAATAAATCTGTTAGTTGATGCCACTCATTGTAGCATGACAATTTGTTTCCTTATTAGTCTGCACAAGCTCTTTGAGAGCAGGGCCATATCTTATTCATCCCTGAAATTCTTCTGAATTTGCCCAGTGCCAGAATTGCACTCAGCAGATGTGGACCTACTCTGCACCTGTTGAAGCTGGGGTGTTCCTTTTTTGGACAGCTCTAATTGTGGGAACTTACTCTTGTTAGGAAGAAGTAGAGTGTCTCCATTCGAATCATAATTTGCCTCCTTCTACAGTCCATCCATTGATCCTGGTTCTACCCTCTGGGGCAAAACAGCATGTAGAAGTTGAATTCCTTTACCCCTAACAGTCCTTCAGCCCTTTGAGGACAGCCATCATATCCCCACTCACTCTTACCTCCTCCAAGTTAAACACTGCCCAGTTGCTTTGACTGTTTCACTCACAAATGGCTTCTGCTCTCTCCCCCCTAGTTCACTCGTTCACATCTGAACACAATCTGGCTCACTAATGTTTTTCTTAATGTGTAGTTTTCACAACTGTACACAAAATTACAGTGACAGCCCAGCCAGAGTAGAGAAATGTGTGATCACTAGCATACATTATTAAAAGAGCTTCCACTCCAACTCGAAGCAGCACTTGTGGGTAAGGCCAACTGGAGAGGACACAGAGCCCTGACTAATAGAAAGAGAAGGTCTAGGTGAAATGTTTGCTGTGCAAACATTTCCTATTATCCTATTATCCACATGTGGATAATAGGAAGCTGACCAAATCTTTACCCCCAAGGGTAGAAATGGATGTGCAGGGTTGCTGGAATGACCAGGGCTGAGAAGAGTTAGTAGGAGACAACTGAAAGGAGAGGGCATTTGGAGAAAGGTAGGGCTTGACTGACACCAAGACCCAGGGCCCTGCATCACTTTCTCTCCTTTCAGATGACCTGGACCTAGATGAGCTCCAGCTGGAGATGGAGGACTCAAAGCCACACCCCAGTGTCCAGTGTAGCCCTACTCCAGGTGAGGTGGTGTCTGGGGAATGGGGACAAGGGGGAATGGAGAAAGGGCACCCAAACACCTAGTTGAGGTATTAGTTCAGCCAGGCATGTCTGCAGCCACATTCTTTGCCTGACTCCCAGCCTGCTGCAGGAGGGCCCTCCTTTCATAATTCCTGGGGAAGGAACTGGAGTTCTTTCCCTTGGGTGGCTGCTTGAGGGGAGTAGCATGAATGGAGGCGAAGTCAAGCAATCAGCCAATTAGCATTTGTGCATCCAGGAGAAAACTACTGTCACACaggagagaagcaggaaagaaTGCCTTGACCCTATTGCTCAGGGTGGCACATAGGACTGCTTTTGAGTAATCCCTCAGTCTAAGACCCATACCACAGAATCCTAGAGCCAGATGGGACTCCGAAAGGTCACCTTCTCCATCCCTCCCTACTCCATCCCAGGAAGATTACAGTCTCTGTTAAAACTCTGCACAGTGGAAAAACTCCATAGTATTCCTGGGCAACTCCTTACAGCACCATCTAACCCTTACAGTTGGGGAACTCTCCTTTAGCGTCTAACCTAAATTCATCTTgctataaaaaagcaaaaaagaaaattctctttctctttggtgCAATTCAACTGGAGATGTTTAGAGTGAGGAAGTCACTTCCCTTGCATATAAAATGCTAACGGGCCACAGAAGGTAGCAAGCAGCATGCTACTTAGGCAAGGATGGGAACTCGTCAGAATGGACAGAAAGTAATGAACAGTGTGCTTCTTCCATTTCATTCCACCtccattttcctgttttccagCTTTCTCTGGCCCAGGACCCTTGCCTTCTCCCTTTACCCTCTCTAAAGCCTATAGAGTGATTGCCTGACCTTGCCCAGCCCGAGTTCTCAGTGCTTGGTGACAACAGCACGCCCTCTAGTGCCAGCTCGGGGCCAGAACACTAACCCGACCTGGAGGAAGCAGGTGCTGCTTCTGACTTGGAAAAACACACATGCTGCATTCACGATACCATGGAAATTTCACCTCTGAAAACCAGTAATCCGCAGGGATGACATAAAAAAGGAAGTTCCAAAAGACAAAGTCCAACTTGagcttgcttttaaaataattcataccAAATGGTCAAATAATTATGGTACATTTCATGGTACATGAAATATGTTTTGAATAATATAAAGATATCTTCTGGGGAAAAATTTGGGAAAGTCTGCTTGATAAAAATGTAgcttaaagagaaagagaaacgcATATACAGTTGTCTTAGTCcactttgtgttgctataacagaacacctaaggctaggtaatttataaaggaaagaggttggtTTGACTCACAATTCTGGTGGCTGGGAGGTTCAAGATTGGGCAGCTGCATGtgatgagggcctcaggctgcttcaaCTTGTGGTGGAAAGCAGAAGGGGAGTGCAAATAGATCACAGGGTGAAAGAAAAGCCAGACTCCCTTTAACAACCCACTCTTAGGGAACTAATCCATTCCCTGGATTgattgagaactcactcacccccacAGAAGGACATTAATCTGTTCCTGAGGGATCCCATGATCCAgatacctcccactaggccctacctccaacattgccACATTGGGGATTCCACTTCAGCATGAGTTTTGGTGGAGACAAACCATACCCAAATGATAGCAGCAGTAAAATCTTAATTTAGTTTAAAAacctatatgtatgtatgtattttttaaagactggACAGAAACATACCAAGATAATGAGTTATCTCTGAGAGGTGAAGTATcatgtcatttaaattttttcatgttatattttcaaattttctacaatTATCACCTATTATATTTGGTAATaagaaaaaatggtttaaaaatagcTCCCACAAAAGCCTCTCAAATTCCCATGCTACCTAGAAACACACTGAAGAACAAGAgtcaaaagccaaagaaaatgaagaaataatatttcCAAAGTTACAAGGTGATTTAGGAACAGACTTTGGAGAGAGGGATGGAAAACACCAGGACCTCAGGCATCTCGTGTGGACCCAGGTTGGAAAACCCCAGAAGTCATCTGTATTTTGATTTACTGTACTTGAGACACTTTACCTCCCAAATACTGATTGATTGACAAATATTCAATGTGGTCTGTACCCCTCTCACAGAGCAAGGGAGAGCCAGCCTGGTGTAATATTTGGTCAGAACTCTCCCACGGTGGAGGCCTTAGTGGATCACTGGGGACTGACTGAAAGAAACAGAGCCTCAGGCATAGACTGGTTACTGTCTGGGCAGTCCCTCACACCTCTGTCCCTACCCACCGTATCTTCCAATTCTGATACCTTCTCCACTCCTTGATGGCAGcctgtctttcctttctttccagtgCTGTCCTTCACTTAACATTTCCTCAATATCTGGGTTTGTACTGTATTAATTTGTACcgtgtttgtgtttattttttattttattttattattattattattttaatttattttttgagagtcttgctctgtagcccaggctggagtgcagtagagcaatctcggctcactgcaacctccgtcccctgggttcaaatgattttcctgcctcagtctcccaagtagctgggactacatgtgcgcgccaccacggccagctaattttttgtatttgtagtagagaaggagttttgctttttggccaggctgatctcaaactcctgacctcagacgatccatccgcctcggcctccagaagtgcggggattacagttgtgagccactgtgcccggcctatatgCGCTCTACGTTCTGGTGTACTGAGAGGAGGGTTAGAGTTCACCCCACTTGCAGCTCTTTGGAAGAAGAGTCGTGTATGTCCCACTGCTCCTCCCCACAAGCCCAGCTGGGGGTTCTCTAAGGTGAGAGACCCCCCAACTGGGAGTTCTCCGGGGCCAGAAACTGGGTCAGCCTCCCTTAGACTGGGAGTTTTCCGAGGGCAGGGGCCATGTTCATCCCCTTTTGACTGGAAATTCTCTGAGTACAGAGGCTGACTTTGGTCCTCAAGACCTGGTCTCAACATCCTCTGGCCCAGGGTTAATGTCTCATCTTCTTTCCTACAGGCCCCTTCAAGCCCTGTGAGCACCTCTTTGAAAGCTGGGGCATCCGCCTGGCCGTGTGGGCCATCGTGTTGCTCTCTGTGCTCTGCAATGGACTGGTGCTGCTGACGGTGTTCGCTGGCGGCCCTGTCCCCCTACCCCCGGTCAAGTTTGTGGTAGGTGCGATTGCAGGCGCCAACACCTTGACTGGCATTTCCTGTGGCCTTCTAGCCTCAGTCGATGCCCTGACCTTTGGCCAGTTCTCCGAGTACGGAGCCCGCTGGGAGATGGGGCTGGGCTGCAGGGCCACTGGCTTCCTGGCAGTACTTGGGTCGGAGGCGTCggtgctgctgctcactctggcCGCAGTGCAGTGCAGCGTCTCTGTCTCTTGCGTCCGGGCCTATGGGAAGTCTCCCTCCCTGGGCAGCGTTCGAGCTGGGGTCCTGGGCTGCCTGGCACTGGCAGGGCTGGCGGCCGCGCTGCCCCTGGCCTCAGTGGGAGAATACGGGGCCTCCCCACTCTGCCTGCCCTACGCGCCGCCTGAGGGCCAGCCAGCAGCCCTGGGCTTCGCAGTGGCCCTGGTGATGATGAACTCTTTCTGTTTCCTGGTCGTGGCCGGTGCCTACATCAAACTCTACTGTGACCTGCCGCGGGGCGACTTTGAGGCCGTGTGGGACTGCGCCATGGTGAGGCACGTGGCCTGGCTCATCTTCGCAGACGGGCTCCTCTACTGTCCCGTGGCCTTCCTCAGCTTCGCCTCCATGCTGGGCCTCTTGCCTGTCACGCCCGAGGCCGTCAAGTCTGTCCTGCTGGTGGTGCTGCCGctgcctgcctgcctcaaccCACTGCTCTACCTGCTCTTCAACCCCCACTTCCGGGATGACCTTCGGCGGCTTAGGCCCCGCGCAGGCGCCTCAGGGCCCCTAGCCTATGCTGCGGCCGGGGAGCTGGAGAAGAGCTCCTGCGATTCTACCCAGGCCCTGGTGGCCTTGTCTGATGTGGATCTCATTCTGGAAGCTTCTGAAGCTGGGCGCCCCCCTGGGCTGGAGACGTATGGCTTCCCCTCAGTGACCCTCATCTGTCAGCAGCCGggggctcccaggctggagggaagcCATTGTGTagagccagaggggaatcacttTGGGAACCCCCAACCCTCCTTGGATGGAGAACTGCTGCTGAGGGCAGAGGGAGCTATGCCAGCAGGTGGAGGCTCATCAGGGGGTGGCAGCTTTCGGCCCTCTGGCTTGGCCTTTGCTTCACACGTGTAAATATCCCTCCCCAttcttctcttcccctctcttcctttcctctctccccctcGGTGAATGATGGCTgcttctaaaataaatacaaccaAAACTCAGCCCAGTCCCTCGCTCCACTGATCACCTCTCTCCCGTGACTATCACCAACGAGTGCCTCTTGGCCTGGCTTTCCCTTGGCCTTCCTCAGTTTCACCTTCATGCTGAGCCTCTTCCTTGTCATGTCTGAAGCTGTGGACCAGAGACCTGGACATCTGTCTGCTTAAGGGAAATGAGGGAAGTAAAGACAGTGAAGGGGTGAAGGGTTGATCAGGGCACAGTGGACAGGGAGACCTCACAGAGAAAGGTCTGGAAGGTGATTTCCCATGTGACTCATGGATAGGATACAAAATGTGTTCTGCATACCATTAATCTTGACATATGCCATGCATAAAGACTTCCTATTAAAATAAGCTTTGGAAGAGATTCCACATGATGTCTTTTTCTTAGAGATTCACAGTGCATGTTAGTGTAATAAAGAGAGAAGTCCTACAGTAGTAAAATCTATTGAACTTTGTTTAACCCAGTTCCCTGAATTATTTGGTAACAGGTTTTTGTCTGCTTGTTTGGTGTTCCTGGAATATCTATTAATATGACAGAACTTAGCACTGTTCTCTCCCAGGGAGCTCATCTCTGTACCACCTAGTGCTACCCAGTGACATCACAAAATGCCACCACTTCCTGAAAGCCCTGATCCTAGAATGCACTGCCAGAGGTAACTGATGATTCCATCCACCAGTAGAGAGTCTCAACACTTTACCTCCCACCTCTCTTATCCTGTGCTGGGAAGGATGAGGAGAAGCCTGCCATTGTGGTTCCAGACTCAGACCCCTGAGTTGGGGCAGGGAGAAAGGGATCCCTGTGTATTCTCTCACCACCCTGCCATCAACCCCAGCAAGCCCAAGCACCAATGCAAGTTTGTCTGCTGCAAGAGGGATAGTAGGGTTCCTGGATCCTGGCAGGGCTGTCTAGGTTCCTTCTGGCTCTTAGTTGCCTTCTTATGCTTCTCCATCAGATGCCCCCTGCTACCTCCTACCACAAGCGAGGTCCTGCCTATTCTTTGGGACAAGGAGGCCTTAGCCAGAAAACAGGAGAGATTTGAAATGTAGGTATTGAATTTTAGGAAATTGTAGTTATCTGGGACCCTGGGTGCCTCAGATCGGCCACTGACCTTTCTGCCTCTCCCCTCATGACCTTTCTACCTATGGTCTACCAAGTGTCTCTGAGCATTTCCAGAATGCCCCCCTCATCCagccccagacacacacacattcgaTCTGAGAGTGAGGTGGTAAGGACTGGGGCATCCTTCCAGACATTCAAGGTAATTCTTGGAGACATAAAAAGAGAATCCAAGACTCAGCAAAGGGCAAGACTTGCTCTAGGGTACCCCAAGAGCAGTCACATCTAGAGGACAGGAGTCTAGAATTCTGAGACCAGATGGAAAACAATCTTCTTCCTGAATTCTGGCATGGTCCTCAGCCGGGCCCTATCCCCAGGGGCTCCACTATTAAAACAACAAACCTGAAGAAAGCCCTTCTTCTAATTTTGTAGTTCAAGTTTCTGCAGCTTAGCTTCTCTGCTATCTCCCTGCTGTCCCCAATGCCTAGTGGAAATTCTGACACAGGACAAAAAGGCTGCCTAGGCTGAGGTAGGTAGGGTAGCTCCATGGATGAAACTTGATACCTTTCTAAATCTTATCTGACTAGTTGCCTGGTCTCTTATAGGCTCTGAAGCAGAATGTGCTGACCTTGTAATCCCAGAAGAACCTTGGGGTCCTACCATGAGGCCAGCCTCAGTGTAGGTACTCGCTAATGATGGCAGGTTTATCCGTTGTTTGTTTGAGAACCCTGCTCTCCCAATTTCCCTAGGGCTGATCAAGAGCCCTTAAAGGAAGGAGTTTGCTCTACTTTGAGTACTGAGAATTGGTGACTCTTATCAGGGAAAAGAGTTCTTTGCCTCAGGGATGACAAAACTCGTACGGTTTTTGGGAGCCTTGACTTGTAAAAAGTCACCCCAGATCCCTTCTCACTTCTTGCCCCCGCCATGTGATCATTGCTCCCCTTGGAGTTAGGGAGTCTGTGTTGAGGTGGAGCACAGTAGCCATGTGTTAGAGGTTTAGGAGTCACAGGAACTGCTCCCTACAGGTGGCCTCTTCTATGAAAAGGGGACCAGTGATTTCTGGCTGCAAGCTCAAAGGTAGCACCACTGTCACCTTGTCATCCGCTTCTAAAGCTCCAGACATCTGCTGGCCAGAGGAGCATCTGCTGAGCCTTCTCATTAGAGGAGAGGTGTGGAGGAAGGGAGCGGAGGTGTTTGCCATGAACTATTTTCATTATTCGGAAAGTCTGGTCAATGTACACTTACCCAAAATAAAGCTGAGTAGtacagtttctttgttttttgattttgacTGAATTTCTAGCAAGTCAGTATGTTATTCCTTTGGTTATCTTCATTATGATCCACAGAAGATCATGAAGATTATGTATGTCTTTGATcacaaaatcaaaaaacaaattattcagTGCATCTAAATGCATTTTGTTGGGTTGACAAAATCTTCCAAAATGGTATCCATGGGGAATTATCTGTCCAAGAGGGCTGTAGTGGTGGCAACACTGAGGACTGCTGACTGGGTGTGTGTTGCCCTGTGCT
This DNA window, taken from Macaca mulatta isolate MMU2019108-1 chromosome 1, T2T-MMU8v2.0, whole genome shotgun sequence, encodes the following:
- the LGR6 gene encoding leucine-rich repeat-containing G-protein coupled receptor 6 isoform X1; the encoded protein is MPSPPVLRALWLCAALCASRSAGGAPRPGPGPTACPAPCHCQEDGIMLSADCSELGLSAVPGDLDPLTAYLDLSMNNLTELQPGLFHHLRFLEELRLSGNHLSHIPGQAFSGLYSLKILMLQNNQLGGIPAEALWELPSLQSLRLDANLISLVPERSFEGLSSLRHLWLDDNALTEIPVRALNNLPALQAMTLALNRISHIPDYAFQNLTSLVVLHLHNNRIQHLGTHSFEGLHNLETLDLNYNELQEFPMAIRTLGRLQELGFHNNNIKAIPEKAFMGNPLLQTIHFYDNPIQFVGRSAFQYLPKLHTLSLNGATDIQEFPDLKGTTSLEILTLTRAGIRLLPSGMCQQLPRLRVLELSHNQIEELPSLHRCQKLEEIGLQHNRIWEIGADTFRQLSSLQALDLSWNAIRSIHPEAFSTLRSLVKLDLTDNQLTTLPLAGLGGLMHLKLKGNMALSQAFSKDSFPKLRILEVPYAYQCCPYGMCASFFKASGQWEAEDLHLDDEESSKRPLGLLSRQAENHYDLDLDELQLEMEDSKPHPSVQCSPTPGPFKPCEHLFESWGIRLAVWAIVLLSVLCNGLVLLTVFAGGPVPLPPVKFVVGAIAGANTLTGISCGLLASVDALTFGQFSEYGARWEMGLGCRATGFLAVLGSEASVLLLTLAAVQCSVSVSCVRAYGKSPSLGSVRAGVLGCLALAGLAAALPLASVGEYGASPLCLPYAPPEGQPAALGFAVALVMMNSFCFLVVAGAYIKLYCDLPRGDFEAVWDCAMVRHVAWLIFADGLLYCPVAFLSFASMLGLLPVTPEAVKSVLLVVLPLPACLNPLLYLLFNPHFRDDLRRLRPRAGASGPLAYAAAGELEKSSCDSTQALVALSDVDLILEASEAGRPPGLETYGFPSVTLICQQPGAPRLEGSHCVEPEGNHFGNPQPSLDGELLLRAEGAMPAGGGSSGGGSFRPSGLAFASHV
- the LGR6 gene encoding leucine-rich repeat-containing G-protein coupled receptor 6 isoform X2; translation: MPSPPVLRALWLCAALCASRSAGGAPRPGPGPTACPAPCHCQEDGIMLSADCSELGLSAVPGDLDPLTAYLDLSMNNLTELQPGLFHHLRFLEELRLSGNHLSHIPGQAFSGLYSLKILMLQNNQLGGIPAEALWELPSLQSLRLDANLISLVPERSFEGLSSLRHLWLDDNALTEIPVRALNNLPALQAMTLALNRISHIPDYAFQNLTSLVVLHLHNNRIQHLGTHSFEGLHNLETLDLNYNELQEFPMAIRTLGRLQELGFHNNNIKAIPEKAFMGNPLLQTIHFYDNPIQFVGRSAFQYLPKLHTLSLNGATDIQEFPDLKGTTSLEILTLTRAGIRLLPSGMCQQLPRLRVLGLQHNRIWEIGADTFRQLSSLQALDLSWNAIRSIHPEAFSTLRSLVKLDLTDNQLTTLPLAGLGGLMHLKLKGNMALSQAFSKDSFPKLRILEVPYAYQCCPYGMCASFFKASGQWEAEDLHLDDEESSKRPLGLLSRQAENHYDLDLDELQLEMEDSKPHPSVQCSPTPGPFKPCEHLFESWGIRLAVWAIVLLSVLCNGLVLLTVFAGGPVPLPPVKFVVGAIAGANTLTGISCGLLASVDALTFGQFSEYGARWEMGLGCRATGFLAVLGSEASVLLLTLAAVQCSVSVSCVRAYGKSPSLGSVRAGVLGCLALAGLAAALPLASVGEYGASPLCLPYAPPEGQPAALGFAVALVMMNSFCFLVVAGAYIKLYCDLPRGDFEAVWDCAMVRHVAWLIFADGLLYCPVAFLSFASMLGLLPVTPEAVKSVLLVVLPLPACLNPLLYLLFNPHFRDDLRRLRPRAGASGPLAYAAAGELEKSSCDSTQALVALSDVDLILEASEAGRPPGLETYGFPSVTLICQQPGAPRLEGSHCVEPEGNHFGNPQPSLDGELLLRAEGAMPAGGGSSGGGSFRPSGLAFASHV